A genome region from Fervidobacterium changbaicum includes the following:
- the flgC gene encoding flagellar basal body rod protein FlgC — MQSEFNIMNISSTGLSAQRFRIELISTNIANSETTRTENGGPYRRKVPVFQELVRNIQGKRENSGVIVKSIYEDPSEFRVVYDPTHPDADENGYVRLPNVNIVREMVDMINAQRAYEANATAINTTKAMITSALQIGR; from the coding sequence ATGCAGAGTGAATTCAACATAATGAACATCTCGTCAACAGGATTGTCGGCGCAAAGGTTCAGAATAGAGCTCATCTCAACGAATATAGCGAATTCCGAGACAACGAGAACGGAAAATGGGGGACCTTACCGAAGGAAAGTTCCTGTTTTTCAGGAACTTGTCAGAAACATCCAAGGCAAGCGTGAAAACTCTGGTGTGATTGTAAAAAGTATCTACGAAGACCCTTCCGAATTTAGGGTAGTTTACGACCCGACACATCCAGATGCGGATGAGAACGGATATGTGAGACTTCCGAACGTGAACATAGTTCGTGAGATGGTGGATATGATAAACGCACAAAGAGCTTACGAAGCAAATGCTACAGCGATAAACACAACGAAAGCGATGATAACTTCCGCCCTGCAGATAGGGAGGTGA
- the secG gene encoding preprotein translocase subunit SecG, which translates to MLAVVLLIIHTVIAAGLIWMVLQEMSKFAELGGAFGSGMAYTMFGRKKGLDTSGKITVGLAVAFFVMCFLTSWVLSR; encoded by the coding sequence ATGCTTGCGGTTGTTTTGCTAATTATCCACACAGTAATTGCAGCAGGTCTTATTTGGATGGTATTGCAAGAGATGAGCAAGTTCGCAGAACTCGGTGGAGCTTTTGGAAGTGGTATGGCTTACACTATGTTCGGTAGAAAAAAGGGATTGGATACATCAGGTAAAATAACAGTTGGATTAGCCGTTGCATTCTTTGTGATGTGCTTTTTAACTTCTTGGGTATTGTCGAGATAA
- the tyrS gene encoding tyrosine--tRNA ligase, with translation MPTTKLPPEEQLKILKRNCVDLVSEQELLERLKSGRPLRVKLGVDPSRPDLHLGHAVVLRKLKQFQDLGHQVILIIGDFTAMIGDPSGRNTTRPMLSKEEVLENAKTYAEQAFMILDKDKTEIRYNDEWLGKMTFADVVRLASKYTVARMLEREDFAKRYAEGSPISISEFLYPLAQAYDSVAIESDVELGGTDQLFNLMVGRKIQEEYGQQPQIVMTMPIIEGTDGKLKMSKSYGNYIGFTDEPKDMYGKIMSIPDELIVKYARLLTDAQEEFLEKMEREIDEKIVNPRDYKMWLAREIVKQFHGEQAAREAEEYFVTVFQKKELPEEMPEKIVKQGEYNIVELLFNLGIGTKSEIKRLITQGGVYWDNNRIDNFKATIAVVEEHVLRVGKRLFIKIIADKTR, from the coding sequence TTGCCAACGACAAAGCTCCCTCCCGAAGAGCAACTGAAAATACTGAAGAGAAATTGCGTTGATTTAGTTTCTGAACAAGAGCTACTCGAACGTTTGAAATCTGGCAGGCCGCTGAGGGTAAAGCTCGGAGTAGATCCTTCAAGACCGGACCTGCACCTCGGTCATGCTGTTGTACTTAGGAAACTTAAGCAATTCCAAGACCTGGGTCACCAAGTGATCTTAATCATAGGTGATTTCACCGCGATGATAGGTGATCCCTCTGGGAGAAATACAACAAGGCCGATGCTTTCAAAAGAAGAAGTTCTCGAAAATGCAAAAACATATGCAGAGCAGGCCTTCATGATACTTGACAAAGATAAAACGGAAATCCGCTACAACGACGAATGGCTCGGCAAAATGACGTTTGCCGATGTTGTGAGGTTGGCTTCAAAGTACACTGTTGCACGTATGCTGGAAAGAGAAGACTTCGCAAAAAGATATGCAGAAGGTTCACCGATCAGCATCTCCGAATTCTTGTACCCTCTTGCGCAGGCTTATGATTCCGTTGCAATAGAATCTGATGTTGAACTCGGTGGAACTGACCAGCTCTTCAACTTAATGGTTGGCAGAAAGATACAAGAAGAATACGGACAGCAACCCCAGATAGTTATGACAATGCCCATCATCGAAGGAACGGATGGGAAGCTGAAAATGAGCAAAAGTTATGGAAATTACATAGGCTTTACAGACGAACCAAAGGACATGTATGGTAAAATAATGTCGATACCTGACGAGCTCATTGTAAAATATGCAAGGTTGCTCACTGATGCACAAGAAGAATTCTTAGAAAAAATGGAAAGAGAAATTGACGAAAAGATTGTAAACCCGAGGGACTACAAGATGTGGCTCGCAAGAGAAATAGTGAAACAATTCCATGGTGAGCAAGCAGCAAGGGAAGCTGAAGAATACTTCGTGACAGTTTTTCAGAAAAAGGAACTGCCCGAAGAGATGCCGGAAAAAATTGTTAAACAAGGTGAATACAACATCGTAGAGTTACTCTTCAACTTAGGAATAGGCACAAAGAGTGAGATAAAAAGGTTGATAACACAAGGTGGAGTCTACTGGGATAACAACCGAATTGACAACTTTAAGGCAACGATTGCAGTTGTCGAAGAACATGTCCTAAGAGTCGGAAAGCGTTTATTTATCAAGATTATTGCTGATAAGACCAGATAA
- the flgB gene encoding flagellar basal body rod protein FlgB yields the protein MFNSNFDTLKTAMDVQMKRQELHAQNIANAETPGYKRKYVAFEEYLQESKMKLQLKTTNQKHLPTSPKVVTAKEVAMKNTSLTNDQNNVDIDMEVTEMVKDALRYQVLSRLMSSNIDRYNTVIRNTR from the coding sequence ATATTCAACTCGAATTTTGACACACTAAAGACAGCAATGGATGTTCAAATGAAACGGCAAGAACTCCACGCACAGAACATAGCGAATGCGGAAACGCCTGGCTACAAGAGAAAGTACGTAGCATTCGAAGAATACCTTCAGGAATCGAAGATGAAATTGCAGCTGAAAACGACAAATCAAAAACATCTTCCAACATCCCCGAAAGTTGTAACTGCAAAAGAGGTAGCTATGAAAAATACGTCTCTTACCAATGACCAGAACAATGTGGATATAGACATGGAAGTCACGGAAATGGTTAAAGACGCGCTCAGATATCAGGTTCTTTCAAGACTGATGAGTTCGAATATCGATAGGTACAACACAGTGATTAGGAATACAAGGTAG
- the queA gene encoding tRNA preQ1(34) S-adenosylmethionine ribosyltransferase-isomerase QueA gives MGSVDLFKLEAYDYNLPEELIAQEPVEPRDLSRLMVVDRRTGEIQHKIFRDVIEHLDPGDLLVFNTSKVIPARLFGRKTTGAKVEILLLEKIEQGVWKCLVKPGKAVKERTEIVFDLFNKECGITAKCVGRAEEGTRILEFSTKSDSEIFAIGKVPLPHYIKNENVDFNRYQTVYAKYEGSVAAPTAGLHFTTELLEKIKNKGILTAEVVLHVGIGTFRPVKVEDIRQHKMHEEYYVVPEETVRIIDEVKIRGGRLIAVGTTSVRTLETIARLPKATSYSGKTDIFIYPPFEFKLVDALITNFHLPKSSLLMLVSAFTGYELTMKAYKIAVEERYRFFSFGDAMLIL, from the coding sequence ATGGGTTCAGTAGACCTTTTTAAATTGGAAGCGTACGACTACAATCTTCCAGAAGAACTTATCGCCCAAGAACCTGTCGAGCCGAGGGACCTTTCAAGGTTGATGGTTGTTGACAGACGAACAGGAGAGATCCAACACAAAATATTTAGAGATGTAATCGAACATTTAGACCCCGGTGACTTGTTAGTTTTCAATACATCAAAGGTCATTCCAGCAAGGCTGTTTGGAAGAAAAACAACAGGAGCAAAGGTTGAAATACTTTTGCTTGAGAAAATTGAACAGGGCGTGTGGAAGTGCCTTGTTAAGCCCGGCAAGGCGGTAAAAGAACGCACCGAGATTGTTTTTGACCTTTTTAACAAAGAATGTGGCATAACAGCCAAGTGTGTAGGAAGGGCAGAAGAGGGGACAAGGATTCTTGAATTTTCAACAAAAAGCGATAGCGAAATTTTTGCTATTGGGAAGGTGCCTCTGCCACATTATATAAAGAACGAAAATGTGGACTTCAACAGATATCAAACGGTGTATGCGAAATACGAAGGAAGTGTTGCAGCACCAACAGCCGGCCTGCATTTCACTACGGAATTGTTAGAAAAGATAAAAAATAAAGGAATTCTTACCGCCGAAGTTGTACTCCACGTTGGAATCGGCACATTTAGACCCGTTAAAGTGGAAGATATCAGACAACACAAAATGCATGAAGAATATTATGTTGTTCCAGAAGAAACCGTTCGGATAATAGATGAAGTAAAAATCAGAGGTGGAAGACTAATAGCGGTTGGCACAACGAGTGTGAGAACACTTGAGACGATTGCAAGACTTCCCAAAGCAACATCGTATTCCGGCAAAACAGATATATTCATATATCCACCATTTGAGTTCAAACTGGTCGATGCGTTAATCACTAATTTTCATCTCCCAAAATCATCTTTATTAATGCTCGTTAGTGCATTTACAGGGTACGAGTTAACAATGAAAGCTTACAAAATTGCTGTTGAAGAAAGGTATCGCTTTTTCTCATTCGGCGACGCTATGCTCATACTTTAA
- the ruvC gene encoding crossover junction endodeoxyribonuclease RuvC, with protein sequence MRILGIDPGYGIVGYGVVEKIGNRIAHVVHGAITTGKEEHFEDRLDYIYSEILRIISNYTPSLIAVESLYFYKNAKTAIFVGEARGVILLAIKHSGIPFVEFTPHQVKQTVTGYGRAEKSQIQKVMKILLKLDEIPKPDDAADALAVAWCAAVTHSGLAPSSRK encoded by the coding sequence ATGCGGATACTTGGAATAGACCCAGGATATGGTATCGTTGGTTACGGAGTTGTGGAAAAGATCGGCAATCGCATAGCTCACGTGGTACACGGTGCCATAACAACGGGCAAAGAAGAACATTTCGAAGATAGACTCGACTACATTTATTCTGAAATCTTGCGCATTATTTCAAATTACACACCTTCACTTATAGCTGTCGAAAGCCTGTATTTTTACAAGAATGCTAAGACGGCTATCTTTGTCGGAGAAGCGCGAGGTGTTATCCTTCTTGCTATAAAGCATTCCGGTATTCCTTTTGTTGAATTTACCCCTCACCAAGTGAAACAGACCGTTACAGGGTACGGACGTGCCGAAAAGTCTCAAATTCAAAAGGTTATGAAAATACTTCTCAAACTCGATGAAATTCCTAAGCCCGACGATGCAGCCGATGCACTTGCTGTAGCTTGGTGCGCCGCCGTGACTCATTCAGGTTTGGCTCCGTCGAGTCGAAAGTAA
- a CDS encoding PolC-type DNA polymerase III, with product MYHIFEVSKNLKDISKKIGIDAEGTIKKIIYDRKRESVSFVIQDFRGDARSFKRTLEDFIGVHIDLVFETENGNHMESLETLHNRIMQLLNGSGKYIEKIEIEGEHLRIYALGEFGKAHVLTRLKKIERTLPFKKYTVDVVEPTNDTTPEDFLLNGASQASQNSVQLPQEKPSRELGKDSKDGDKHSISEGFSPSVLKTLYTPSEPPAVKKKAKLYGKIFKIDKVSDEILNVYITDKRDSILGKVFNSKVKELEESLAESNWYIFTGSMNYDKNGNLFFKIDSATSIPSLDRMDNAVEKRIELHAHTKMSDLDSVLDIAEYVKTAKKWGWNTIAVTDHGNVQSIPELYELAKSEGLKPIFGCELYIANDPKKIMVNEIDGSIESATYVVLDLETTGLNPRLDEIMEIGAVKIFDGRVADEFHTLVKPTSLKEKSLQITGITEDMLKDAPEIADVIDKLWGFLKGAVLVAHNADFDIGFLKHTFARFGREFNPPYIDTLRLSQALLRNQMKAFSLDKLVEHFKLGKFQHHRALDDARVTARVFLQLVELLKKKSITTFDRINKLVEHINPLSKHPQHLTVLVQNKTGLKNLYKLISKSHTETFFTVPQVLRSDLEKHREGLLIGTGCANSEIFEAALEGDKDALNEMLKFYDYVEIMPLDTIISEEFTKDEAKRAYRLLYEVAKELNIPVVMVSNAHFLDPEDIKARKVLLAPQSNVEDVDANYYLRTTEEMLQAAMEIFEDEKVSREIVIENPRKIAQMVEEIKPLEKKLHPPKIEGAEEKLREMTLMRAYELYGNPLPEIVEKRIEKELNSIIGHGYAVLYMIAHLIVKKAGEDGYVVGSRGSVGSSLVAHLVGITEVNPLPAHYRCPDCKYFELHEEYGSGYDLPDKRCPKCGAKLEKAGQDIPFEVFMGFEGDKVPDIDLNFSGEYQERAHKFIEELFGKSHVFRAGTISTIADRSAVGYVKSYMEDKNGNIVNPLNPAEQERLAMYVTGVKRTTGQHPGGLMIVPSDYDIHDFTPYQHPANDKKSGVYTTHFAYEAIHDDLVKLDALGHDDPTMIKLLYEYSGVDPMSIPMDDRATMSIFSSVRALGVDPQELGTDIGTIGIPEFGTDFVMGMLRETRPKTFAELVRISGLSHGTDVWLGNAQTLIEKKIATLSEVISCRDDIMIYLIHKGVPPSNAFKIMENVRKGKGLKEEEEKLMKEHKVPEWFIESCKKIKYLFPKAHAVAYVSMAFRIAYFKVHYPLAFYAAFFSTKGDEFDAELILKGKEAIKRRLMELNNNPKKDVKEKNEEKVLEAALEMLLRGFGFKKPDLKKSHHSRFIIDGKDLLIPFNKIHGIGDNVAKSIVQQREIKMFTSVEDLMSRAKVTKAQVEVLKRLGVLDGLPETDQASLF from the coding sequence ATGTATCACATATTTGAAGTCTCAAAGAACCTGAAGGATATATCAAAGAAAATAGGTATTGATGCAGAAGGAACAATAAAAAAGATTATTTACGACCGGAAAAGGGAATCGGTATCTTTTGTTATCCAAGATTTCAGAGGCGATGCGCGTTCATTCAAAAGAACGCTTGAGGATTTTATAGGTGTCCACATCGACTTGGTGTTTGAAACCGAAAACGGCAATCATATGGAAAGTTTAGAAACACTGCATAATAGGATCATGCAACTTCTCAACGGTTCGGGAAAATATATAGAAAAGATAGAAATAGAAGGAGAACATTTGAGAATCTATGCGCTTGGAGAATTTGGGAAGGCGCATGTCCTTACCCGTTTGAAAAAAATCGAACGCACCCTACCTTTCAAGAAGTACACCGTGGACGTAGTTGAGCCAACCAACGATACAACACCTGAAGACTTTCTTTTAAATGGAGCATCTCAAGCTTCTCAAAATTCTGTGCAGTTGCCACAAGAAAAACCAAGCAGAGAACTTGGAAAAGATAGTAAAGATGGCGATAAACATTCCATCTCAGAAGGTTTTAGCCCGTCCGTTCTGAAAACGCTCTACACCCCTTCAGAGCCTCCCGCTGTTAAAAAGAAGGCAAAGCTTTATGGCAAGATCTTCAAAATCGACAAAGTATCGGACGAAATACTCAATGTATATATAACAGACAAAAGAGATTCCATCCTTGGAAAAGTCTTCAATTCAAAAGTGAAAGAACTGGAAGAAAGCCTTGCCGAAAGCAATTGGTACATATTCACCGGTTCGATGAACTACGACAAAAACGGCAATCTCTTCTTCAAAATAGATTCCGCAACGTCGATTCCTTCACTCGACAGAATGGACAACGCAGTTGAAAAGCGAATAGAACTCCACGCTCACACGAAGATGAGCGATTTAGACAGCGTGCTTGATATTGCTGAATACGTCAAGACGGCCAAGAAATGGGGTTGGAATACCATCGCAGTAACGGACCATGGAAATGTACAGAGCATTCCCGAACTTTACGAGCTTGCAAAATCGGAAGGATTAAAACCAATTTTCGGTTGTGAACTTTACATTGCAAACGACCCGAAGAAAATAATGGTAAACGAAATAGACGGCTCAATAGAAAGTGCGACATATGTTGTGCTTGACTTAGAAACAACCGGCTTAAACCCTAGGCTTGACGAGATAATGGAAATCGGTGCTGTGAAGATCTTCGATGGAAGGGTTGCTGATGAGTTCCATACGCTTGTAAAACCCACATCTTTAAAAGAAAAGAGCTTGCAGATCACAGGGATTACCGAAGATATGTTGAAAGATGCGCCGGAGATCGCGGATGTTATCGATAAGCTCTGGGGATTTCTGAAAGGGGCTGTTCTTGTTGCCCATAACGCCGATTTCGACATTGGATTTTTGAAACACACGTTCGCAAGGTTTGGTAGAGAATTCAACCCGCCGTACATCGACACGCTTAGATTATCACAGGCTCTTTTAAGAAACCAGATGAAAGCCTTTTCTCTCGATAAACTCGTAGAACACTTCAAGCTCGGTAAGTTCCAACACCACCGTGCGTTGGATGACGCAAGGGTAACTGCAAGAGTATTTCTGCAGCTTGTTGAACTTCTGAAGAAAAAATCCATCACCACATTTGACAGAATAAACAAACTTGTTGAGCATATAAATCCGCTCTCCAAACACCCGCAACACTTGACCGTTTTGGTGCAGAACAAAACCGGTTTGAAAAACCTTTACAAACTGATCTCCAAATCCCACACAGAAACGTTCTTCACAGTTCCTCAGGTGTTGCGTTCTGATTTAGAAAAGCATAGGGAAGGATTGCTTATTGGAACTGGCTGCGCGAATTCTGAAATATTCGAAGCTGCCCTCGAAGGTGATAAAGATGCGCTCAACGAGATGTTGAAGTTCTACGATTACGTTGAAATCATGCCGCTCGATACAATTATTTCTGAAGAATTCACAAAAGATGAAGCGAAGCGTGCTTACAGGCTGTTGTACGAAGTTGCAAAAGAACTGAATATTCCAGTTGTAATGGTTTCGAACGCGCACTTTTTGGACCCGGAAGACATAAAGGCACGCAAAGTATTGTTGGCACCGCAGAGTAACGTTGAGGATGTCGATGCGAATTATTACCTGCGCACAACGGAAGAAATGCTCCAAGCAGCAATGGAAATCTTTGAAGACGAAAAGGTTTCGAGGGAAATTGTGATCGAAAATCCCAGAAAGATAGCTCAGATGGTCGAAGAGATAAAGCCTTTAGAGAAAAAACTCCACCCACCGAAAATTGAAGGTGCCGAAGAAAAATTGAGAGAAATGACGCTCATGCGTGCGTACGAACTTTACGGAAATCCACTGCCAGAAATAGTTGAGAAAAGAATTGAAAAAGAGCTAAACAGCATAATAGGCCATGGATATGCGGTTCTCTACATGATAGCGCATCTGATTGTGAAAAAGGCAGGGGAAGATGGATACGTCGTCGGTTCGAGAGGGTCGGTTGGTTCATCACTTGTTGCACACCTTGTTGGGATAACCGAAGTCAACCCACTGCCAGCGCACTACAGATGCCCGGATTGTAAGTACTTTGAACTTCACGAAGAATACGGTTCCGGCTACGATCTACCAGACAAGCGCTGTCCAAAGTGCGGCGCAAAGTTGGAAAAGGCAGGGCAAGATATCCCGTTTGAAGTCTTCATGGGATTTGAAGGGGACAAGGTTCCGGATATAGACCTGAACTTTTCTGGCGAATATCAAGAACGAGCGCACAAGTTCATCGAAGAACTCTTTGGTAAATCGCATGTCTTCAGGGCAGGAACTATAAGCACGATAGCTGATAGAAGTGCTGTTGGTTATGTCAAATCGTACATGGAGGACAAGAACGGAAACATTGTGAACCCACTGAACCCGGCCGAACAAGAGCGGCTAGCGATGTACGTTACCGGGGTTAAGCGCACAACCGGTCAGCACCCCGGTGGGCTGATGATAGTCCCGAGTGATTACGACATACACGACTTTACACCTTATCAACATCCAGCGAACGATAAAAAGTCAGGGGTTTACACCACACACTTTGCTTACGAAGCCATCCACGATGATTTGGTTAAGCTTGATGCACTCGGACACGATGATCCAACGATGATAAAACTGCTGTATGAATACAGCGGTGTAGATCCGATGAGCATCCCAATGGACGACAGAGCCACGATGAGCATCTTCTCATCGGTCAGAGCGCTCGGTGTGGATCCACAAGAGCTTGGAACAGATATTGGAACGATCGGTATACCGGAATTCGGAACTGATTTTGTTATGGGTATGCTTCGAGAAACAAGACCTAAAACGTTTGCTGAACTCGTGCGAATATCCGGATTGTCGCACGGAACTGATGTGTGGCTTGGCAATGCGCAGACGCTGATTGAAAAGAAAATTGCTACACTGTCCGAAGTTATCTCCTGTAGGGACGATATTATGATCTACCTCATCCACAAGGGAGTTCCACCATCAAATGCGTTCAAGATAATGGAGAACGTGCGTAAAGGTAAGGGGTTGAAAGAGGAAGAAGAAAAGTTGATGAAAGAACACAAAGTTCCCGAGTGGTTTATAGAATCGTGTAAGAAGATTAAGTACCTCTTCCCAAAAGCACATGCTGTTGCCTACGTAAGTATGGCATTCAGAATTGCGTACTTTAAAGTACACTATCCGCTGGCATTCTACGCTGCGTTCTTCTCAACAAAAGGTGACGAATTTGATGCGGAGTTAATTTTAAAGGGGAAAGAAGCTATCAAAAGAAGACTCATGGAACTCAACAACAATCCGAAAAAGGATGTTAAAGAAAAGAACGAAGAAAAGGTGCTTGAGGCTGCACTTGAGATGCTCTTGCGCGGGTTTGGATTCAAGAAACCTGATTTGAAAAAAAGCCACCATTCAAGGTTCATAATAGATGGTAAAGACTTACTCATACCGTTTAATAAAATACACGGTATAGGTGACAACGTGGCGAAATCGATAGTCCAGCAAAGAGAAATCAAGATGTTCACCTCTGTTGAAGACCTCATGAGTAGGGCGAAAGTGACGAAAGCGCAAGTAGAAGTTCTCAAAAGGTTAGGGGTGCTGGACGGACTACCGGAAACCGATCAAGCATCTTTGTTCTGA
- a CDS encoding IS110 family transposase has product MNNFSIFVGIDVSKDKFNVCAISNPSSIIFESSFDMSQQGFSSFANKLSAFPKQSIIIAMESTGCYHLNLLAFLSSNDFACAVFNPLTVKNFASLRKTKTDKIDARIIATALFYLQHQIPSSAFVNSELRDIVRARENIIHRIAKVKGNIEKLLNVLFPELERVTNIYSDTILNLLSHFPSAKAIQKARNLDVFFSKDRGRSTKLNAQKLKELANNSIAQYWPMKEKILVQNIKELQFLQQQLEEYDKMMKEYCECSAINLDIEILTSIPGIGENSAMHFLAEVGDISRFSTYKKLIAYCGLDPSIAQSGKSKVEGHISKRGNAHLRRILWLMAVSVVIHNEYFRTYYERKRQQGLPYKKAIMSVVHKLLRTLYAMLRKKEKFNIDYAISHSKQKFNFA; this is encoded by the coding sequence ATGAATAACTTCTCCATATTCGTCGGCATCGATGTTTCCAAGGATAAGTTCAACGTCTGCGCTATCTCTAATCCCAGTTCCATCATCTTCGAATCTTCTTTCGATATGTCCCAGCAAGGCTTTTCCTCCTTCGCAAACAAACTCTCTGCCTTCCCAAAACAATCCATCATCATCGCTATGGAATCTACTGGCTGTTATCATCTCAACCTTCTGGCTTTCCTTTCTTCCAACGACTTTGCTTGCGCTGTTTTTAATCCTCTAACTGTTAAAAACTTTGCTTCTCTTCGAAAGACCAAAACCGACAAAATCGATGCTCGCATTATCGCTACTGCTTTGTTTTACCTACAACATCAAATTCCTTCTTCTGCTTTTGTCAACTCTGAGCTTCGTGATATTGTCAGAGCACGCGAAAACATTATCCACCGCATCGCAAAAGTTAAAGGCAATATCGAAAAACTGCTCAACGTTCTTTTCCCTGAACTCGAAAGAGTTACCAATATCTACAGTGACACTATCCTCAATCTTCTTTCTCATTTCCCTTCTGCCAAGGCTATTCAAAAGGCTCGTAATCTGGATGTGTTCTTTTCCAAAGACCGTGGCAGAAGTACAAAACTTAATGCTCAAAAACTTAAAGAACTCGCTAATAACTCGATTGCTCAATATTGGCCGATGAAAGAAAAGATTCTTGTGCAAAATATCAAAGAACTACAATTTTTACAGCAACAGCTTGAAGAATACGACAAGATGATGAAAGAATATTGCGAATGTAGTGCGATAAACCTTGATATCGAGATACTCACGTCAATACCAGGTATTGGTGAAAACAGCGCGATGCATTTCTTGGCAGAAGTTGGAGATATCTCAAGATTTAGTACATACAAAAAACTCATTGCGTATTGTGGACTCGATCCAAGCATTGCCCAATCAGGCAAAAGCAAAGTAGAAGGACACATATCGAAAAGGGGCAATGCCCACCTAAGACGAATACTATGGCTAATGGCAGTGAGTGTAGTGATTCACAACGAATATTTCCGAACATACTATGAACGAAAAAGGCAGCAAGGTTTACCGTACAAAAAAGCGATAATGTCAGTAGTACACAAGTTATTGCGAACGTTGTACGCAATGTTGAGAAAGAAAGAGAAGTTCAATATTGATTATGCTATCTCACACTCAAAACAAAAATTTAATTTTGCATAG
- the rpsO gene encoding 30S ribosomal protein S15 produces the protein MEKQDIIKEFQIHDTDTGSTAVQIALLTARIRHLTEHLKKHPKDYHSRRGLMKMVGRRRKMLKYLMKKDPELYKQLLEKLSLRK, from the coding sequence ATGGAGAAGCAGGACATCATTAAGGAATTTCAGATCCACGACACGGACACCGGAAGTACCGCAGTCCAGATAGCACTCTTAACCGCGCGCATAAGGCATCTGACAGAGCACCTTAAGAAGCACCCGAAAGATTACCACTCAAGACGCGGTCTTATGAAGATGGTTGGACGCAGAAGAAAGATGCTTAAGTACCTCATGAAGAAAGATCCAGAGCTTTACAAACAACTCCTTGAAAAGTTGTCACTAAGAAAGTAA
- the fliE gene encoding flagellar hook-basal body complex protein FliE: MVDKIGGVNPLRPNVTMNVNNSQNQGESEFSKVLSEALKNVNDQQKNVEKLTDDFAMGKVSNIHELIVEAEKASISLRLTVEVRNRIVEAYREIMRMQF, from the coding sequence ATGGTAGATAAAATTGGTGGGGTTAATCCGTTAAGACCTAACGTAACGATGAACGTTAACAACAGCCAAAATCAGGGTGAAAGTGAATTCAGTAAAGTGCTTTCTGAAGCACTGAAAAATGTGAACGATCAGCAAAAGAACGTGGAAAAGTTGACCGATGACTTCGCCATGGGTAAAGTGAGCAACATTCACGAACTGATTGTGGAGGCGGAAAAGGCTTCCATATCGTTGAGACTTACCGTTGAAGTGAGAAATAGGATAGTAGAAGCGTACAGAGAGATTATGAGGATGCAGTTTTAA